The following are encoded in a window of Psychrobacter sp. P11F6 genomic DNA:
- a CDS encoding lipoprotein-releasing ABC transporter permease subunit gives MFRPLALFIGLRYTRAERSNGFISFISLISMIGLTLGVAVLITVLSVMNGFDRELKTRILGMVPQATVVSTEIISDWKQLADKIKEDPEVAAVAPFIQLQGMLTSNGQVAGIMVTGVDPEYEKDVSIINEHMVQGSIDTLQSGEFNIVLGEEMVQSLGLQLGDKVTLVLPEASPSPAGVIPRFKRFTLTGIFTISPEVDSLMAFIPMGDAAKLLRLPDGAQGVRMKLNDIFTAPMAAEKAAAIAPQKLYPNDWTQTHGNLFGAIQMEKAMVGLLLFLIILVAAFNIVSSLVMLVTDKKADIAILKTFGASPRLITQVFMVQGVVIGVIGTIAGTILGVIFALTVSDILGFINQVFNLNLFDAYFVNYLPSELRVLDVVLITGASFVLSFLATIYPARRAAKIQPAQTLRYE, from the coding sequence ATGTTTCGTCCTTTAGCGTTGTTTATCGGCTTACGATACACCCGAGCAGAGCGTAGTAATGGTTTTATCTCTTTTATCTCGCTGATCTCGATGATTGGTTTGACTCTTGGGGTTGCCGTATTGATCACGGTGCTATCAGTCATGAATGGTTTTGATCGGGAGTTAAAAACCCGTATTTTGGGTATGGTCCCGCAAGCAACGGTCGTTTCCACCGAGATTATCAGTGATTGGAAGCAATTGGCTGATAAAATTAAAGAAGATCCTGAAGTGGCAGCTGTAGCGCCCTTTATTCAACTGCAAGGGATGTTGACGTCAAACGGTCAGGTTGCAGGGATTATGGTCACTGGTGTCGATCCTGAATACGAAAAAGATGTCTCTATTATCAATGAACATATGGTTCAAGGCAGTATTGATACTTTACAAAGTGGTGAGTTCAATATTGTACTGGGTGAAGAGATGGTACAGTCTCTAGGGCTGCAACTGGGTGATAAAGTGACGCTAGTGCTGCCAGAGGCATCGCCTTCACCAGCTGGCGTGATACCACGATTCAAGCGCTTTACCTTGACAGGTATTTTTACCATCAGTCCAGAAGTCGATAGCCTCATGGCATTTATCCCGATGGGTGATGCGGCAAAACTGTTGCGTCTGCCAGATGGCGCGCAGGGTGTGCGTATGAAGCTCAATGACATCTTTACCGCTCCGATGGCAGCAGAAAAAGCCGCCGCTATTGCCCCTCAGAAACTGTATCCTAATGATTGGACACAAACGCATGGCAACCTATTTGGCGCGATTCAAATGGAAAAAGCCATGGTCGGATTGCTGCTATTTTTAATTATCCTAGTGGCTGCTTTTAATATTGTCTCCAGTCTAGTAATGCTCGTAACTGATAAAAAAGCGGATATTGCGATTCTAAAAACTTTTGGTGCGTCTCCTCGTTTGATTACCCAAGTGTTTATGGTGCAAGGTGTGGTCATCGGTGTGATTGGTACGATTGCTGGTACGATACTGGGCGTGATATTTGCGCTTACAGTGAGTGATATTTTAGGCTTTATTAACCAAGTCTTTAATTTGAACTTGTTTGATGCGTATTTTGTTAATTATTTGCCATCAGAGTTGCGTGTACTAGATGTGGTATTGATTACAGGTGCGTCTTTCGTACTGAGCTTTTTGGCAACCATTTATCCAGCACGCCGAGCGGCTAAGATTCAGCCAGCACAGACGTTGCGTTATGAATAA
- the sppA gene encoding signal peptide peptidase SppA, giving the protein MPNWPPDPNKRPDNSANQPVPMSPPSQPSGQEWRLLENTLLASVVEQRRARRWSIFFKLLTFGYILLIFLTLGRSCSSSAPTGLDGVDTSKPHLAVVELQGVISSGDVANAYDVNEALTRAFENSNSKAVALDINSPGGSPVQSDEIWQTMMDLRKEYPDKKLYAVIGDMGASGAYYIASAADEIYVNPSSLVGSIGVIMPSYNIKGLMDKVGVEDRTITAGEYKDILSLSRPLTDYEEKHVEKVLDNTHKHFINAVKEGRGDRLKNPEQNKLFSGLFWTGEQSIELGLADKKGSIASLEKQLELDNVINYSPTDPFQLFMDRFAVKLGAGIGSSVSLDVLPQEEGNAQMR; this is encoded by the coding sequence ATGCCCAACTGGCCACCAGACCCTAACAAACGTCCTGACAATTCGGCAAATCAGCCAGTACCGATGTCGCCGCCAAGCCAGCCGAGTGGACAAGAATGGCGATTGCTTGAAAACACTTTATTGGCTAGTGTGGTCGAGCAACGCCGCGCCCGTCGCTGGAGTATCTTTTTTAAACTATTGACCTTTGGTTATATTTTACTGATATTTCTGACGCTTGGTCGTAGTTGCAGCAGCAGCGCGCCAACGGGTTTAGATGGTGTTGACACGAGCAAGCCGCATTTAGCTGTGGTTGAGCTACAAGGTGTCATTAGTAGTGGCGATGTGGCCAACGCTTATGATGTCAATGAGGCATTGACCCGTGCTTTTGAAAATAGCAATTCAAAGGCGGTAGCATTGGATATCAATTCACCTGGTGGCTCACCAGTACAGTCTGATGAGATTTGGCAGACTATGATGGATTTGCGTAAAGAATATCCAGACAAAAAACTCTATGCAGTGATTGGTGATATGGGTGCTTCTGGCGCATATTATATTGCTTCTGCGGCGGATGAGATTTATGTGAACCCATCAAGTTTGGTTGGCTCTATCGGCGTGATTATGCCAAGCTATAACATCAAAGGTTTGATGGATAAAGTTGGCGTAGAAGATCGTACGATTACTGCTGGTGAATACAAAGACATCTTAAGTTTGTCACGTCCGTTAACGGACTATGAAGAAAAACATGTCGAAAAAGTATTGGACAACACCCACAAGCATTTCATTAATGCAGTGAAAGAAGGGCGCGGTGATCGTCTCAAAAATCCTGAACAAAATAAACTGTTCTCAGGATTATTCTGGACAGGCGAGCAGTCGATTGAGCTTGGCTTAGCCGATAAGAAAGGCAGCATCGCTAGCTTAGAAAAGCAGTTAGAGCTGGATAATGTCATCAATTATAGCCCAACAGATCCGTTCCAATTATTCATGGACCGCTTTGCTGTTAAATTGGGGGCGGGCATTGGCTCTAGTGTCAGCCTTGATGTTTTACCGCAAGAAGAAGGTAATGCGCAGATGCGTTAA
- the lolD gene encoding lipoprotein-releasing ABC transporter ATP-binding protein LolD: protein MSAILEAKNINKIYDEGAVSTQVLTGLDLTVHAGERIAIVGTSGSGKSTLLHLLGGLDTPTSGEVWLHGQLLNSMNETERGAMRNKHLGFIYQFHHLLAEFTAIENVAMPLLMRPEVSTTSAREQAIAILESVGLEHRLAHRPGELSGGERQRVAIARALVTKPSLILADEPTGNLDYDNAQSVFGLLSELQNTMQTALLMVTHDRNLAALADRQLLLRNGHWEQY, encoded by the coding sequence ATGTCTGCCATTTTAGAGGCGAAAAATATCAACAAGATATATGATGAAGGGGCGGTTAGTACGCAAGTATTGACTGGCTTGGATTTGACCGTCCATGCTGGCGAGCGCATCGCCATCGTTGGCACCAGTGGTTCAGGCAAGAGCACTTTGCTACACTTGCTTGGTGGTCTTGATACGCCAACCAGCGGTGAGGTCTGGCTACATGGTCAATTGTTAAATAGCATGAATGAAACTGAGCGCGGTGCCATGCGTAACAAGCATTTGGGATTTATTTATCAGTTTCATCATTTATTAGCCGAATTTACTGCCATTGAAAACGTTGCAATGCCGTTACTGATGCGACCAGAGGTCTCAACGACTTCAGCAAGAGAGCAAGCAATTGCGATACTAGAAAGTGTCGGACTTGAGCACCGTCTGGCGCATAGACCTGGTGAGCTATCGGGCGGCGAGCGTCAGCGTGTGGCTATTGCCCGTGCTTTGGTTACGAAGCCGTCGCTTATTTTGGCAGACGAGCCAACTGGTAATTTGGACTATGACAATGCGCAAAGCGTGTTTGGACTATTATCAGAGCTGCAAAATACCATGCAAACCGCACTATTAATGGTGACACATGATCGCAATCTCGCGGCGCTGGCGGATCGTCAGTTATTGCTACGTAATGGTCATTGGGAGCAGTATTAA
- a CDS encoding DUF2062 domain-containing protein, with amino-acid sequence MPQKRLKDLLPTPEKILESRTLKLFAPHLADPRLWHFNRHSLNKAVYIGVLSAFFPLPGQMLLALVGSLIFRANVPMALGLTWITNPLTSLPIFYAGYYIGAKILDVPMISLRLIGRMIADFSLWALSDGANPFITYRGTVSIAAFCIGLTILAIVTSIVCGLAFKAVWRYKTVVSWQKRQQEPSDKSPKT; translated from the coding sequence GTGCCCCAAAAACGTCTGAAAGACCTACTTCCTACGCCAGAGAAAATCTTAGAAAGTCGCACCTTAAAACTGTTCGCACCGCATTTGGCTGATCCACGATTATGGCACTTTAATCGACATAGCTTAAATAAAGCGGTCTATATCGGGGTGCTTAGTGCATTTTTCCCATTGCCAGGGCAAATGCTACTGGCTCTAGTTGGCTCATTGATTTTTCGTGCCAATGTTCCCATGGCACTCGGCTTGACTTGGATTACCAATCCACTCACGAGCTTGCCCATCTTTTATGCAGGCTATTATATCGGTGCCAAAATCCTTGACGTACCGATGATTAGTTTGCGGCTTATCGGCAGGATGATTGCTGATTTTAGCTTATGGGCACTATCAGATGGTGCAAATCCATTTATTACCTATCGCGGCACGGTATCGATTGCTGCTTTTTGCATAGGGTTGACGATATTAGCGATTGTGACCAGCATCGTTTGTGGACTGGCATTTAAGGCTGTTTGGCGATATAAAACCGTCGTGAGCTGGCAAAAACGTCAGCAAGAACCTTCTGATAAATCACCTAAAACCTAA
- a CDS encoding ComEC/Rec2 family competence protein, with protein MYWLIGSLIIIAMMGVLAVADSMAIPTSSSLMDILNTPTLSLSLIIFAIILIVIAQFNVPSAKPSHLSQHTAGLSSRNPSYNISHKSKLFFRILTHVLVAVLAIGLIIGSGLQALISHQQAELTEITEPMRVQALVTIEGISDSVYDVATDSGYRQVAVISDISPLVSALAVEDLDAMTSNFLIDENNSLSNNRLYENNLNNNKNNNNNNNNNNGKDGTYRVLLNGYPKNPSKQSSKKNLDNNPFDRLNYLQPGDQLFMSLALAPLATSEQALSNPSGFDSYRWLRGRHIDGVANILTVGTSNVTNTEVSKPAFSSSSYLQRFQTYINQGRWQLRQYFYQDWSTQTTAAQQAKAVTLSLLTGDRSLINRDTKDLYQLAGISHLLAISGTHVLFLAIMLAGAAVLLFDRLWPRIYRYVPRWQVRWWVMIAAAFIYALFTGFDVPAARTAWMLFAIGLVRLTLLPVSTMRVLFALAVLMAWLDPYVLWQAGYWLSFIAVALLLKYDDASYTQSAVVSETASAHNASVVETAFKHIWIIGKRVFKLQFWLFITLLPITLLLFGKASLWGLVINLFAIGLFGWVIVPLNLLAGLCYLLSPAIADSIWLLVSAIVAKLHELITWLTSLPVLSEAWLYTPVNVAILLMVLLSMLPWLLPRGFISRWLALPPLTLLMMTVYANQQSLTTIPTLYILPTGDPYISAALLQYPVTNNKQSSTTDTHKNNISWLFLSDHRPNVARTMPSNLTANKLSMTLAQQLGSLSVDTLEGMVVQSSSAGLTDTLATDKKYLASNANASTNASALLPLTVFQLNQRLPISQYWQAGRSDRWSAFQQAYKVTSQSKDMTNISVQRCEQGKTWQLGNGDLSIQALTGWSKIDSPSVWDCTVAIDASLSIRVLKYNAADPLKSTPATVQTLTSISQPPTHQANMPQARLILNADTHQRIWQMWILLCPVEIPEQPRPFRNVIWLGHSTSQITAEVINRQTINEMITYDDKMPEATLSLNAAVDTTNTTP; from the coding sequence GTGTACTGGTTGATTGGTAGCTTGATTATTATCGCCATGATGGGCGTTTTGGCAGTCGCAGATAGTATGGCGATACCCACTAGTTCATCGTTAATGGATATATTGAATACTCCCACCTTATCTTTGTCGCTCATTATTTTTGCTATTATACTGATTGTTATTGCCCAGTTTAATGTACCTTCTGCAAAACCCAGCCATTTATCGCAACATACTGCGGGTCTCTCTTCACGTAATCCTTCATATAATATTTCACATAAATCTAAACTCTTCTTTCGTATCTTGACTCATGTTTTAGTTGCTGTATTGGCAATTGGATTAATCATTGGCAGTGGGCTGCAAGCCCTGATTAGCCATCAGCAAGCAGAACTAACAGAAATCACTGAGCCAATGCGTGTACAAGCATTAGTCACCATCGAAGGAATAAGTGACAGCGTTTATGACGTCGCCACGGACAGTGGCTATCGACAAGTTGCTGTCATTAGTGATATATCACCCTTGGTGTCGGCGTTGGCGGTTGAAGATTTAGATGCCATGACCAGTAACTTTCTAATAGATGAAAATAATAGCCTAAGCAATAATAGATTGTATGAAAATAACTTAAATAACAATAAAAATAACAATAACAATAACAATAACAATAACGGTAAGGATGGCACGTACCGTGTATTGCTCAATGGTTATCCAAAAAATCCATCAAAACAATCATCCAAGAAAAATTTGGACAACAATCCGTTTGACCGCTTAAATTACTTACAACCTGGCGATCAGCTGTTTATGAGTTTAGCCCTTGCACCACTGGCGACCTCTGAGCAAGCGTTGAGCAATCCATCTGGTTTTGACAGTTATCGCTGGCTGCGAGGTCGTCATATTGATGGAGTCGCTAATATATTGACCGTTGGCACATCAAATGTCACCAATACTGAGGTATCAAAGCCAGCATTTTCCTCTTCTTCATATCTGCAGCGTTTTCAGACTTATATCAACCAAGGACGTTGGCAATTACGCCAGTATTTTTATCAAGATTGGTCAACACAGACCACAGCAGCGCAACAGGCAAAAGCGGTCACTTTAAGTTTGCTCACAGGTGATCGCAGTTTAATCAATCGCGATACCAAAGATCTATATCAGCTGGCTGGTATTTCACATTTGCTGGCTATCTCTGGCACTCATGTATTGTTTTTAGCGATTATGCTGGCGGGTGCGGCGGTGTTGCTTTTTGATCGGTTATGGCCAAGGATTTATCGTTATGTACCGCGTTGGCAAGTGCGCTGGTGGGTGATGATCGCTGCTGCTTTTATTTATGCGTTATTTACTGGTTTTGATGTACCTGCTGCTCGTACCGCATGGATGTTATTCGCGATAGGTTTGGTACGTTTAACATTATTGCCGGTTAGTACGATGCGGGTGTTGTTTGCCTTGGCAGTGTTGATGGCATGGCTTGATCCCTATGTATTATGGCAGGCAGGGTACTGGCTATCTTTTATCGCAGTGGCATTACTCCTTAAATATGATGATGCATCATATACGCAATCAGCTGTCGTATCAGAAACGGCATCTGCTCATAATGCCAGTGTAGTAGAGACTGCGTTCAAGCATATTTGGATAATAGGCAAACGTGTATTCAAATTACAATTTTGGCTATTTATTACTTTATTACCTATTACATTGCTATTATTTGGCAAGGCGTCGCTGTGGGGTCTTGTCATCAATCTATTTGCTATCGGTTTATTTGGTTGGGTGATTGTGCCACTTAATCTGTTGGCAGGGCTTTGCTATCTTTTATCACCTGCTATTGCTGATAGTATTTGGCTGCTTGTTAGCGCCATTGTCGCGAAATTGCATGAACTGATAACGTGGTTAACCTCATTACCAGTATTGTCAGAAGCGTGGCTTTATACCCCCGTGAATGTCGCCATATTGCTGATGGTACTATTAAGTATGTTGCCATGGCTACTACCACGAGGATTTATCAGTCGTTGGCTGGCACTGCCGCCGCTAACCTTATTAATGATGACAGTATATGCCAATCAGCAATCACTAACGACGATACCGACCTTGTATATCTTACCAACGGGTGACCCCTATATAAGCGCTGCTTTGTTACAGTATCCTGTTACCAATAATAAGCAGTCATCCACAACAGATACGCATAAGAACAACATCAGCTGGCTATTTTTATCTGACCACAGACCCAATGTCGCACGAACGATGCCCAGTAATCTAACGGCGAATAAGCTGTCGATGACATTGGCGCAGCAGCTGGGTAGCTTGTCAGTTGATACATTAGAGGGTATGGTTGTGCAGAGTAGTAGTGCTGGATTGACGGATACGCTTGCTACTGATAAGAAGTATTTAGCTTCTAATGCTAATGCTTCTACTAATGCTTCTGCGCTGTTGCCTTTGACGGTTTTTCAGCTTAATCAGCGTTTACCTATTAGTCAGTATTGGCAAGCAGGACGCTCTGATCGTTGGTCTGCATTTCAGCAAGCCTATAAAGTCACTAGCCAATCCAAGGACATGACGAATATTAGTGTGCAACGCTGTGAACAAGGCAAAACGTGGCAGTTGGGCAATGGTGATTTGTCCATACAAGCATTGACAGGGTGGAGCAAAATAGACAGTCCGAGTGTTTGGGATTGTACGGTGGCTATAGATGCCAGCTTGTCCATAAGGGTGTTAAAATATAATGCGGCTGATCCACTCAAATCAACACCTGCTACTGTGCAAACACTCACATCAATTAGCCAGCCACCGACTCATCAAGCCAATATGCCTCAGGCACGTCTGATATTAAATGCAGATACCCATCAGCGTATTTGGCAAATGTGGATATTGTTATGTCCAGTTGAAATACCTGAGCAACCACGCCCTTTTCGTAATGTGATATGGCTAGGACATAGCACATCACAGATAACTGCTGAGGTGATAAATCGTCAAACCATCAATGAAATGATCACTTATGATGACAAAATGCCAGAAGCAACGTTGTCTCTCAATGCAGCAGTAGATACTACCAATACGACGCCATAA